A window from Streptomyces sp. FXJ1.172 encodes these proteins:
- a CDS encoding APC family permease: MTAGSPAPPAPARTLTTSYIVFMIVAAAAPLSAMVGTVPLAFAIGTAEGVPAAFVFAGITLLCFAVGYAISARRTGGSGGFYASIADGLGRPTAVGSGWTAVVSYNCATVGLVGALGYFTSLVLADHGMHVSWVWCATIGLALVAVLGYRDIAISARVLAVLMLAEIGILAALDVAVLFRHGVHALPGSSFSWHAATGPGVGVSLMFAFVSFIGFESAALYGKEAKDPRRSVPRATYVAALLISGFYALTSWAAVGAIGPGQVRQTAGKQLGDLFFVLGDDYLGSTGKTLLQIMLCSSLFAATLALHSAANRYAQVMADDRLLPSFLGRLHPKYGSPHLAGLAQVVVCAVAVAGFAAAGLDPYANLTTSMLGLGTLGIVVLQALAALSAVALRRKGVRLGWTGTVAPLLGFAGLAATVYLVVGNFDVLTGASGGVVVQLPWVIPLVGAAGVLWALRLRAVSPERYRMLATAHVAPAADRANTTGVPQSVAAVSEPA, from the coding sequence ATGACCGCCGGAAGCCCTGCGCCCCCCGCCCCCGCCAGAACCCTGACCACCAGCTACATCGTCTTCATGATCGTCGCCGCGGCGGCCCCGCTGTCCGCGATGGTCGGCACCGTCCCCCTGGCCTTCGCCATCGGCACCGCCGAGGGCGTACCGGCCGCGTTCGTGTTCGCCGGCATCACCCTGCTGTGTTTCGCCGTCGGGTACGCCATCAGCGCCCGCCGCACCGGCGGCTCCGGCGGCTTCTACGCCTCCATCGCCGACGGTCTGGGCAGGCCCACGGCGGTCGGCAGCGGCTGGACGGCGGTCGTCTCCTACAACTGCGCGACCGTCGGACTGGTCGGCGCGCTGGGCTACTTCACCAGCCTGGTGCTGGCCGACCACGGGATGCACGTCTCGTGGGTGTGGTGCGCCACGATCGGCCTGGCGCTCGTGGCCGTCCTGGGGTACCGGGACATCGCCATCAGCGCCCGCGTGCTGGCGGTGCTGATGCTCGCCGAGATCGGCATCCTGGCCGCTCTGGACGTGGCCGTGCTGTTCCGGCACGGCGTGCACGCGCTGCCGGGCAGCTCGTTCTCCTGGCATGCGGCCACCGGACCGGGTGTCGGCGTCTCGCTGATGTTCGCCTTCGTGTCGTTCATCGGCTTCGAGTCGGCCGCCCTGTACGGCAAGGAGGCGAAGGATCCCCGCCGCAGCGTGCCGCGAGCGACCTATGTCGCCGCGCTGCTGATCTCCGGCTTCTACGCGCTGACGAGCTGGGCGGCGGTCGGCGCCATCGGCCCGGGCCAGGTGCGGCAGACCGCCGGGAAGCAACTCGGCGACCTCTTCTTCGTCCTGGGCGACGACTACCTCGGGTCCACCGGCAAGACGCTCCTGCAGATCATGCTCTGCTCCAGTCTGTTCGCCGCGACCCTGGCGCTGCACAGCGCCGCCAACCGGTACGCGCAGGTGATGGCCGACGACCGCCTGCTGCCGTCGTTCCTGGGCCGGCTGCACCCGAAGTACGGTTCGCCGCACCTGGCCGGTCTCGCCCAGGTGGTGGTGTGCGCCGTCGCCGTCGCCGGCTTCGCGGCCGCGGGCCTCGACCCGTACGCGAACCTCACCACCAGCATGCTGGGGCTCGGCACGCTCGGGATCGTCGTGCTCCAGGCGCTGGCCGCGCTCTCCGCGGTGGCGCTGCGCCGCAAGGGCGTCCGGCTGGGCTGGACAGGCACGGTGGCACCGCTGCTGGGCTTCGCCGGGCTGGCCGCCACGGTCTACCTGGTGGTCGGGAACTTCGACGTGCTGACCGGCGCGAGCGGCGGCGTCGTCGTCCAACTGCCTTGGGTGATCCCGCTGGTGGGCGCGGCGGGCGTGCTGTGGGCGCTGCGGCTGCGGGCCGTCTCCCCCGAGCGCTACCGGATGCTGGCAACGGCGCACGTCGCCCCCGCCGCGGACCGGGCGAACACCACCGGGGTGCCCCAGTCCGTCGCAGCTGTGTCCGAACCGGCGTGA
- the serS gene encoding serine--tRNA ligase — MHDVRELLESGPEAERRLARRGHLLDLDALRSAQQRRLAALEAVNGLRATLKKSSRGPRGAADGPAAEGEAGPEGGDPRERNRQLRARVQAAEAEAREAGQELERLLLTVPNLPSDDLPDGFSEKEAAEVRRVGPQRGSGPGLGRHHADLGEKLGVLDSGAAAKLSGARFSVSTGAGALLERALASLLLDLHTREHGYTEYAVPHLVSRETMTGTGQLPKFEEDLFATTVGGREMFLIPTAEVPLTNLVAREVLDERRLPLALTARTPCYRGEAGSYGRDTRGILRLHQFDKVELVRICRDEDAAEQLELMLGHVEECLKRLELSYRVVLLPAGDIGFSARKTYDVEVWLPGSDSYREISSVSDCGTFQGRRAAIRYRTGGSRRTAATLNGSGLPIGRTVAALLEQGQQPDGSVLLPQALARYTGFRRLLPGGATE, encoded by the coding sequence ATGCACGACGTACGTGAACTGCTCGAGAGCGGACCGGAGGCGGAGCGCCGGCTGGCCCGGCGCGGCCATCTGCTCGACCTCGACGCGCTGCGGTCCGCACAGCAGCGGCGCCTGGCCGCCCTGGAGGCGGTGAACGGGCTGCGGGCCACGCTGAAGAAGTCGTCCCGCGGCCCGCGCGGAGCGGCCGACGGGCCGGCAGCCGAGGGCGAGGCGGGTCCCGAGGGCGGCGACCCCAGGGAGCGCAACCGGCAGCTGCGCGCACGCGTGCAGGCCGCGGAGGCCGAGGCCCGGGAGGCCGGTCAGGAACTGGAGCGGCTGCTGCTCACGGTGCCGAACCTGCCGTCGGACGACCTGCCCGACGGCTTCAGTGAGAAGGAGGCGGCGGAGGTGCGGCGGGTCGGCCCGCAGCGCGGCTCCGGTCCCGGCCTCGGCCGGCACCACGCCGACCTCGGCGAGAAGCTGGGCGTTCTGGACTCCGGGGCGGCGGCCAAGCTGTCCGGAGCGCGGTTCAGCGTCAGCACAGGTGCCGGGGCCCTGCTGGAGCGGGCCCTGGCATCCCTGCTGCTCGACCTGCACACCCGGGAGCACGGGTACACCGAGTACGCGGTGCCCCACCTGGTCAGCCGGGAGACGATGACCGGCACCGGGCAGCTGCCGAAGTTCGAGGAGGACCTGTTCGCCACGACGGTGGGCGGCCGGGAGATGTTCCTGATCCCGACCGCGGAGGTGCCGCTCACGAACCTGGTGGCGCGAGAGGTTCTCGACGAGCGCCGGCTGCCGCTGGCGCTGACCGCCCGTACCCCCTGCTACCGGGGCGAGGCGGGCTCTTACGGCCGTGACACCCGCGGCATTCTGAGGCTGCATCAGTTCGACAAGGTGGAGCTGGTACGCATCTGCCGGGACGAGGACGCCGCGGAGCAGCTGGAGCTGATGCTCGGCCATGTCGAGGAGTGCCTGAAGCGGCTGGAGCTGTCGTACCGGGTGGTGCTGCTGCCGGCCGGCGACATCGGCTTCTCCGCCCGCAAGACGTACGACGTCGAGGTGTGGCTGCCGGGCAGCGACAGCTACCGGGAGATCTCCTCGGTGTCGGACTGCGGGACCTTCCAGGGCCGCCGGGCAGCCATCCGCTACCGGACGGGCGGCTCCCGGCGGACCGCGGCCACACTCAACGGCTCCGGCCTGCCGATCGGGCGGACCGTGGCCGCGCTCCTCGAGCAGGGACAGCAGCCGGACGGCTCGGTCCTGCTGCCACAGGCGCTGGCACGCTACACCGGTTTCCGGCGGCTGCTGCCCGGGGGCGCCACCGAGTGA
- a CDS encoding AfsR/SARP family transcriptional regulator, whose translation MLSFSILGSLEIHTASGKAEIPGDLQRTLIQALLVSDRQAVPGDALIEEMWGDSAPDNQANALQAHVSRLRRRLRSLEPGRTESRLTMQPSGYRLTVAEQELDAAQFQRKVKDAERLLPAHPVTAAGLLRSALAHWRGPVFGYVSGGSVCRLAAARLEEHRLRATEMLFEAELAAGRHGSILAELNEAHISNPLRERFCEQLMIALYRAGRQADALDTYRIMWHRLSEEIGVQPSPSLRGVERAILAHDPVLSLGGDLKRFQAA comes from the coding sequence GTGCTGAGCTTTTCGATACTTGGATCTCTGGAGATACACACGGCGTCCGGCAAAGCCGAGATACCCGGTGACCTGCAACGCACGCTGATCCAGGCCCTGTTGGTGAGCGACCGGCAGGCGGTGCCGGGGGATGCCCTCATCGAGGAGATGTGGGGGGACTCGGCCCCGGACAACCAGGCCAACGCCCTGCAGGCGCACGTCAGTCGGCTGCGCCGCAGGCTCAGGTCGCTGGAGCCGGGCCGTACGGAATCCCGTCTGACGATGCAGCCCTCCGGCTACCGGCTGACAGTGGCGGAGCAGGAGTTGGACGCGGCCCAGTTCCAGCGCAAGGTCAAGGACGCCGAACGGCTCCTCCCCGCACACCCGGTCACGGCCGCCGGACTGCTGCGCTCCGCGCTCGCCCACTGGCGCGGGCCGGTCTTCGGCTATGTCTCCGGCGGCTCGGTGTGCCGGCTCGCGGCGGCCCGGCTGGAGGAGCACCGGCTGCGGGCGACGGAGATGCTGTTCGAGGCCGAACTCGCGGCCGGCCGGCACGGGAGCATCCTTGCGGAGCTGAACGAGGCGCACATCAGCAACCCGTTGCGTGAGCGGTTCTGTGAGCAGCTCATGATCGCGCTGTACCGGGCCGGCCGTCAGGCGGACGCCCTGGACACCTACCGCATCATGTGGCACCGGCTCTCCGAGGAGATCGGCGTACAGCCTTCGCCCTCACTGCGCGGCGTCGAACGGGCGATCCTCGCCCATGACCCGGTGCTGAGCCTGGGCGGCGACCTCAAGCGCTTCCAGGCGGCCTGA
- a CDS encoding DUF2156 domain-containing protein yields the protein MNVSVTDTANPVLQAVMAHTQAENPSAFLAVNEGNSTFTVPGLDGAIVYRRVGRYAVQFGGPFAARDHYDELLGRFLDHIHDEGLRLVGVQLQRDDAEAYARRGFTVNQIGASWAVRIPELTLRGTRFMQLRNKISRAHRNGLTVTEVPAGEWAEALAGIDQVWLASKGEHVRPLEFLVGQVGGPMQPLRRLFLGRIEGRPVGYISYSPVYGARAGWMHDLSRRIPDDSPGLMEAINAHALEQFRQEGVEWLHFGFTPFTGLDQAHEVTGHSPGFQWLMHFLWDQGAALYPAQTQLAYKKKWAADVCFPEYVAFEPHASLAGFIHIFRASNAC from the coding sequence ATGAATGTGTCCGTGACGGATACCGCCAATCCTGTTCTCCAAGCAGTGATGGCGCATACGCAGGCGGAGAATCCGAGCGCGTTCCTCGCGGTCAACGAGGGCAACAGCACGTTCACCGTCCCGGGCCTCGACGGGGCGATCGTGTACCGCCGGGTCGGCCGCTACGCCGTACAGTTCGGTGGCCCCTTCGCCGCCCGCGACCACTACGACGAACTGCTGGGCCGGTTCCTCGACCACATCCACGACGAGGGCCTGCGGCTGGTCGGCGTGCAGTTGCAGCGCGACGACGCCGAGGCGTACGCCCGACGCGGCTTCACGGTCAACCAGATCGGCGCGTCGTGGGCGGTGCGCATCCCGGAGCTGACCCTGCGCGGCACCCGCTTCATGCAGCTGCGCAACAAGATCTCGCGCGCCCACCGCAACGGCCTGACCGTGACGGAAGTGCCCGCCGGCGAGTGGGCCGAGGCACTGGCCGGCATCGACCAGGTGTGGCTGGCCTCCAAGGGCGAGCATGTGCGTCCGCTGGAGTTCCTGGTCGGTCAGGTCGGCGGGCCGATGCAGCCGCTGCGCCGGCTCTTCCTCGGCCGCATCGAGGGCAGGCCGGTCGGCTACATCTCGTACTCGCCGGTCTACGGCGCCCGCGCCGGCTGGATGCACGACCTCAGCCGCCGCATCCCGGACGACTCCCCCGGGCTGATGGAGGCCATCAACGCGCACGCCCTGGAGCAGTTCCGCCAGGAGGGCGTGGAGTGGCTGCACTTCGGCTTCACCCCGTTCACCGGCCTCGACCAGGCGCATGAGGTGACGGGCCACAGCCCGGGCTTCCAGTGGCTGATGCACTTCCTGTGGGACCAGGGCGCGGCCCTGTACCCCGCGCAGACCCAGCTCGCCTACAAGAAGAAGTGGGCCGCGGACGTGTGCTTCCCCGAGTACGTCGCCTTCGAGCCGCACGCCTCGCTCGCCGGGTTCATCCACATCTTCCGTGCCAGCAACGCCTGCTGA
- the fabI gene encoding enoyl-ACP reductase FabI, with protein sequence MSGILTGKRILVSGVLTDRSIAFHAARTAQLEGAEVVLTGFGRLSLIERTAALLPKPAPVLELDVTDAGQLEGLAERLREHVDGLDGVVHSIAFGPRSVFDFLGAPWEDVAGAVHVSAYSYKSLALACLPLLRRGAGIVGLTFDARVTWPHYDWMGVAKAALESANRYLARDLAERGIRCNLVAAGPLTSVAARSIPGFGDLAGVWDHRAPLPWDPADAEPAGRSVAALLSDFFPQTTGEIVHVDGGVHMTGA encoded by the coding sequence ATGAGCGGAATACTCACGGGCAAGCGGATCCTGGTCTCCGGAGTCCTCACGGACCGTTCCATCGCCTTCCACGCGGCCCGCACCGCGCAGCTGGAGGGCGCCGAGGTCGTCCTCACCGGCTTCGGCCGGCTGAGCCTGATCGAACGGACCGCGGCGCTGCTGCCCAAGCCGGCGCCGGTGCTGGAGCTGGACGTCACCGACGCCGGGCAGTTGGAGGGGCTCGCCGAGCGGCTGCGCGAGCACGTGGACGGGCTCGACGGAGTGGTGCACTCGATCGCGTTCGGGCCGCGGAGCGTCTTCGACTTCCTCGGCGCGCCCTGGGAGGACGTCGCGGGCGCCGTGCACGTGTCGGCGTACTCGTACAAGTCGCTCGCCCTGGCCTGCCTGCCGCTGCTGCGGCGGGGGGCGGGGATCGTCGGCCTCACCTTCGACGCGCGGGTGACCTGGCCGCACTACGACTGGATGGGCGTGGCCAAGGCCGCGCTGGAGTCCGCCAACCGCTACCTCGCCCGCGACCTCGCGGAGCGTGGCATCCGCTGCAACCTCGTCGCCGCCGGGCCCCTCACCTCGGTGGCCGCCCGGTCCATCCCCGGTTTCGGCGACCTGGCCGGCGTCTGGGACCACCGTGCTCCGCTCCCGTGGGATCCCGCCGATGCCGAGCCCGCCGGACGGTCCGTGGCCGCCCTGCTGTCAGATTTCTTCCCTCAGACCACCGGTGAGATCGTCCACGTCGACGGCGGGGTGCACATGACGGGCGCCTGA
- a CDS encoding TetR/AcrR family transcriptional regulator, whose amino-acid sequence MSVGEPHLDDGRWLVQERSRRTRQQVLDGAAAEFVLYGYGDATMQAVASRIGMTKGALYAHFDSKECLALELVRQFTDSWTDAGQASGETAADTLHRLTGNLAKGLSHDVRVRAAVRLLADGAEVPGTAAALAQVRQRLTELIRHAQQEGAVVARHPAEAIARMLLAYAWAWARTAPEADRRTHQPGVCEVVSADWDLLCDLLWTSPPEASPLRTDRQPSDRQKPAA is encoded by the coding sequence GTGTCCGTTGGGGAACCCCACCTCGACGACGGGAGGTGGCTGGTGCAGGAGAGGTCACGGCGTACCCGGCAGCAGGTACTCGACGGCGCAGCCGCCGAGTTCGTCCTGTACGGCTACGGCGACGCGACGATGCAGGCAGTGGCGTCCCGGATCGGGATGACCAAGGGGGCCCTGTACGCGCACTTCGACTCCAAGGAGTGCCTCGCCCTGGAGCTGGTCCGGCAGTTCACCGACAGCTGGACCGACGCCGGGCAGGCGTCCGGGGAGACGGCGGCGGACACGCTGCACCGGCTGACCGGCAACCTGGCGAAGGGGCTGTCGCACGATGTCCGGGTCCGGGCGGCCGTCCGGTTGCTCGCGGACGGGGCGGAGGTCCCCGGCACCGCAGCGGCGCTCGCGCAGGTCCGGCAGCGGCTGACCGAGCTGATCCGCCATGCCCAGCAGGAGGGCGCGGTGGTGGCGCGGCACCCCGCCGAGGCGATCGCCCGCATGCTCCTCGCCTACGCCTGGGCGTGGGCCCGCACCGCCCCGGAAGCCGACCGCAGGACCCATCAGCCGGGCGTGTGCGAGGTGGTGTCGGCCGACTGGGACCTGCTGTGCGACTTGCTGTGGACCAGCCCGCCCGAGGCGTCGCCGCTGCGCACGGACCGGCAGCCGTCCGACCGGCAAAAGCCCGCGGCATGA
- a CDS encoding HAD family hydrolase, which yields MSWRARPIAFFDVDETLLTAKTMVSFRTWWEETTGGSGDWFEEIRRTCATRVEQNRAYYRGLAGIPLSRLRNAGRRWYACYREGEQAYVTEVVRRLERHKAAGHVVALVSGSFRPCLEPVAEDFGVATVLCTELAVDDGGLLTGDIVRPMIGEAKRDAARELMTRTGARPEDCYAYGDHASDLPLLGCVGHPAVVGEDPVLLAEVRSRDGLRLPGAPGPRLCPPTLLAG from the coding sequence GTGAGCTGGCGAGCGCGTCCGATCGCCTTCTTCGACGTCGACGAGACGCTGCTGACCGCCAAGACGATGGTCTCCTTCCGGACCTGGTGGGAGGAGACCACCGGCGGCAGTGGCGACTGGTTCGAGGAGATCCGGCGCACCTGCGCCACCCGCGTCGAGCAGAACCGCGCCTACTACCGTGGCCTGGCCGGGATCCCGCTGAGCCGGCTGCGGAACGCCGGGCGCCGCTGGTACGCCTGCTACCGGGAGGGCGAGCAGGCGTACGTCACCGAGGTCGTACGGCGCCTGGAACGCCACAAGGCGGCCGGTCACGTCGTGGCCCTGGTCTCCGGTTCCTTCCGGCCCTGTCTGGAGCCCGTCGCCGAGGACTTCGGGGTGGCCACCGTCCTGTGCACCGAACTGGCCGTCGACGACGGCGGGTTGCTGACCGGCGACATCGTCCGGCCGATGATCGGCGAGGCGAAGCGGGACGCGGCCCGGGAACTGATGACGCGCACCGGCGCACGGCCCGAGGACTGCTACGCCTACGGGGACCACGCCAGCGATCTGCCCCTGCTGGGCTGTGTCGGCCACCCGGCGGTGGTGGGGGAGGACCCCGTTCTGCTGGCCGAGGTGCGCTCGCGCGACGGGCTGCGTCTGCCGGGCGCCCCGGGGCCGCGGCTGTGTCCGCCCACCCTGCTGGCCGGCTGA
- a CDS encoding acyl-CoA dehydrogenase family protein: protein MTTSQNTLFQGQLGPGTVDADTALEAAVEAARRDATAVEERRALTPPLAQALAEAGFPRHFVARHWGGTAGTFTALLRTGARLAEAGGSAAWCAVLYAAHGRLASYLPHAAQQELWHNGPDVRIAASVVPPQGTALETPGGWRLSGSWGYASGVDHAHWVLLAALTGTGTERRHRIFAVPRAEVRVSDTWRSMGLRGTGSNTVTAEDVFVPAHRAMTLEDLLRPQDDAARCHQVPYPMVAGLLFAIPALGAARAAVREWTRTVAPKRRPGGSAVGETASGRQAFARSAADIEAAGYLLLAAARRADEGPVTPLAVAENQRDAVAAVDLCRQAVTRLFQTAGAAGLADTDRLQRCWRDVLAVAGHASLDPETAAAGYTQAVLARAGEGDR, encoded by the coding sequence GCGTGACGCCACGGCCGTCGAGGAGCGGCGCGCGCTGACCCCGCCCCTGGCCCAGGCGCTCGCCGAGGCCGGTTTCCCACGGCACTTCGTCGCCCGCCACTGGGGCGGCACGGCCGGCACCTTCACAGCCCTGCTCCGGACCGGGGCCCGGCTGGCGGAGGCCGGCGGGTCGGCCGCGTGGTGCGCGGTGCTGTACGCGGCCCATGGCCGGCTGGCCTCCTACCTGCCGCACGCGGCACAGCAGGAGCTGTGGCACAACGGCCCCGATGTGCGGATCGCCGCCTCGGTGGTCCCCCCGCAGGGCACGGCCCTCGAGACGCCGGGCGGCTGGCGGCTGAGCGGCAGCTGGGGGTACGCCAGCGGGGTGGACCACGCGCACTGGGTGCTCCTGGCCGCCCTGACCGGCACCGGTACCGAGCGCCGCCACCGCATCTTCGCCGTGCCCCGCGCCGAGGTGCGCGTGTCGGACACCTGGCGGTCGATGGGCCTGCGCGGCACCGGCAGCAACACGGTCACCGCCGAGGACGTCTTCGTCCCGGCGCACCGTGCCATGACGCTCGAGGACCTGCTGCGCCCGCAGGACGACGCCGCACGCTGCCACCAGGTGCCGTATCCGATGGTGGCCGGGCTGCTGTTCGCGATCCCCGCGCTGGGCGCCGCACGGGCGGCCGTACGGGAGTGGACGCGGACGGTTGCGCCCAAGCGGCGGCCCGGCGGGAGCGCCGTGGGGGAGACGGCGAGCGGCCGGCAGGCGTTCGCTCGCTCCGCTGCGGACATCGAGGCCGCCGGGTATCTGCTGCTCGCCGCGGCTCGCCGTGCCGACGAAGGGCCCGTCACACCGCTGGCCGTGGCCGAGAACCAGCGGGATGCCGTCGCCGCCGTCGACCTGTGCCGGCAGGCCGTGACCCGGCTGTTCCAGACCGCCGGGGCCGCGGGCCTGGCCGACACGGACCGGCTGCAGCGGTGCTGGCGGGATGTGCTGGCGGTGGCCGGCCATGCCAGCCTCGACCCGGAGACGGCTGCCGCCGGCTACACGCAGGCCGTTCTCGCCCGGGCCGGGGAGGGCGACCGGTGA